A single region of the Drosophila miranda strain MSH22 chromosome 2, D.miranda_PacBio2.1, whole genome shotgun sequence genome encodes:
- the LOC108157316 gene encoding lanC-like protein 3 homolog has translation MLGRRYLQNPFPDFVPGEGQTAVSDKEIKSLIKLYVKTILEKYDTVADDRGDLYVGDAGVSFMFWKLYKSEHTRPMFPDALEQAVAFMSTAKEKCKPYLKRSSECFSFVCGNAGIYAVSAAISMAVEDTKTLASDLAVFKTGIPASLEKMHTKTGCDGFMVGRAGYLSGCYWLNEVLGHKEITDEDVISICQMIIASGREYSKIRKSQTPLAYLYHGTQYLGAAHGMCGIFHMLLDSPWFRTIPISAPKDVLLDIKISIDLFVELQDSVGNFPVSMEDLLTGRDPQRRLVHWCHGAPGAVYLLAKAYLIFNEEKYLNAIRLASDLVWNRGVLRKGPGICHGVASGGYVFLLLFRLTNEMMYHYRALKFMELLISPIFQGEARMPDRPYSLFEGVAGTVCFLIDLLDPDQASFPFMDVFH, from the coding sequence ATGTTGGGTCGTCGCTATCTTCAAAATCCATTTCCGGATTTTGTCCCCGGCGAAGGACAGACAGCGGTCAGTGATAAAGAAATCAAAAGTTTGATTAAGCTGTACGTGAAGACCATTTTGGAGAAATATGATACGGTGGCAGACGATCGCGGCGACTTGTATGTGGGAGATGCTGGGGTAAGCTTCATGTTTTGGAAACTGTACAAATCGGAACATACGCGTCCGATGTTCCCAGATGCGTTGGAGCAGGCCGTCGCTTTTATGAGCACTGCCAAGGAGAAATGCAAGCCTTATTTGAAGCGCTCCTCGGAGTGCTTCTCCTTCGTCTGTGGCAACGCTGGGATTTATGCCGTCTCCGCAGCCATTTCGATGGCAGTCGAAGACACTAAAACTTTGGCCAGTGATCTGGCTGTCTTCAAGACAGGAATTCCGGCCAGCTTGGAGAAAATGCACACGAAAACTGGCTGCGACGGTTTTATGGTGGGACGGGCCGGCTATCTATCTGGCTGCTACTGGCTTAACGAGGTTCTCGGACATAAGGAGATCACCGACGAAGACGTGATCTCCATTTGCCAGATGATCATAGCCAGTGGCCGTGAGTACAGCAAGATCCGAAAGAGCCAGACGCCGCTGGCCTATCTGTATCATGGCACCCAGTATCTGGGAGCGGCGCATGGCATGTGCGGCATTTTCCACATGCTGCTCGATAGTCCCTGGTTCCGGACCATACCGATCTCCGCCCCGAAAGATGTATTACTCGACATTAAGATCTCCATTGACCTCTTCGTTGAGCTTCAGGACAGCGTGGGAAACTTCCCGGTGTCCATGGAGGACTTGCTCACGGGAAGGGATCCACAGCGGCGCCTGGTCCACTGGTGTCACGGCGCCCCAGGGGCAGTCTACTTGCTGGCCAAGGCCTACTTGATCTTCAACGAGGAGAAGTACTTGAACGCCATACGTCTGGCGTCCGATCTTGTCTGGAACAGGGGAGTCTTGCGCAAGGGACCTGGTATATGTCACGGCGTGGCCAGCGGTGGCTATGTCTTTCTGCTGCTCTTCCGTCTGACAAACGAGATGATGTACCACTACAGGGCTCTCAAGTTCATGGAGCTGCTGATCAGCCCCATCTTCCAGGGAGAGGCTCGTATGCCCGATCGTCCATACAGTCTTTTCGAGGGAGTGGCTGGCACTGTGTGCTTCCTGATTGACCTCTTGGATCCGGACCAGGCCTCATTCCCCTTCATGGATGTGTTCCATTAG